One part of the Podarcis muralis chromosome 3, rPodMur119.hap1.1, whole genome shotgun sequence genome encodes these proteins:
- the DCPH1 gene encoding damage-control phosphatase ARMT1 isoform X13: MAAPVAATLPPQLAGKFKGSFAYNTIKDKLPVILTRVINNLEQHKNEFFEEHGEKGIEAEKKVIVLLTKLRDELQADKPLTSLNDSLPDTTLWNQCLEYHQKSSDGPPSWFQSPWLYTECYMYRRIHEALAQNPPISDYDVFKKEKDHGFFESQEAIIVLSTYLQELLKNIKGLDEKSLKEEFLKLLQVSLWGNKCDLSMSAGADNSQKSDPLLSVEELKPFILVDHMEKLWSLLINKKNMNKQTTRLDIVLDNAGFELTADLILSDFLLSSKLATEIHFHGKSIPWYVSDTTRRDLNWTIKQMQAANHKGMSRCGVCWEGYLKNGVWIYHDHLFWTSPHEYCRMAQVAPDLYSELQKSNLIIFKGDLNYRKLIADRKWEFTVPFHQALNNFHPAPLCSLRTLKCDIQVGLKPGQGEQLTKTEPEWMIIGKYGIIQFDAAS, from the exons ATGGCGGCGCCGGTAGCGGCAACTTTGCCGCCTCAGCTCGCGGGCAAGTTCAAGGG ATCCTTTGCATACAATACAATTAAAGACAAGCTGCCAGTAATCCTGACTAGAGTTATCAATAATCTGGAGCAACATAAAAATGAATTCTTTGAAGAACATGGTGAA AAAGGTATTGAAGCAGAGAAGAAAGTTATAGTCCTTCTGACCAAGTTACGAGATGAGCTGCAGGCAGACAAGCCACTGACTTCCTTGAATGATAGCCTCCCTGACACCACTCTGTGGAACCAGTGCTTAGAATATCATCAAAAATCATCAGATGGACCACCAAGCTGGTTTCAGTCTCCTTGGCTATATACAGAGTGTTATATGTATCGTAGAATTCATGAGGCACTCGCTCAGAA TCCACCCATCAGTGACTATgatgtatttaaaaaagaaaaggatcaTGGTTTCTTTGAATCTCAGGAAGCTATTATTGTTTTAAGCACCTATCTACAAGAGCTGTTGAAAAACATAAAGGGCCTAGATGAAAAATCCCTGAAGGAAGAATTTTTGAAGCTGCTACAG gtttctctgtggggtaATAAGTGTGACCTGTCAATGTCAGCTGGGGCAGATAATTCTCAGAAATCTGACCCATTACTATCTGTGGAAGAGTTAAAACCTTTTATCTTGGTGGATCACATGGAAAAGCTTTGGTCACTGCTTATAAACAAAAAGAACATGAATAAGCAGACTACTAGACTTGATATAGTCCTGGATAATGCTGGTTTTGAACTTACTGCTGACCTTATACTGTCTGACTTCTTGTTATCCTCCAAATTagctactgaaattcatttccaTGGGAAAAGCATCCCATGGTATGTGTCAGATACTACAAGGCGTGACCTGAATTGGACAATTAAGCAAATGCAGGCAGCTAATCACAAGGGGATGTCTAGGTGTGGTGTCTGCTGGGAGGGCTATTTGAAAAATGGCGTTTGGATTTATCATGATCACTTGTTCTGGACCTCGCCGCATGAATATTGTAGGATGGCTCAAGTGGCTCCTGATTTGTACAGTGAATTGCAGAAGtctaatttaattatttttaaaggtgaTTTGAACTACAGAAAGTTGATAGCTGATCGGAAGTGGGAATTCACAGTGCCATTCCATCAAGCCTTGAACAATTTTCACCCTGCCCCTCTCTGTAGCTTAAGAACGCTAAAATGTGATATCCAGGTTGGGCTGAAACCTGGGCAAGGTGAACAGCTTACTAAAACTGAACCTGAATGGATGATCATTGGGAAATATGGAATAATTCAGTTTGATGCTGCTTCATGA
- the DCPH1 gene encoding damage-control phosphatase ARMT1 isoform X12 — protein sequence MSKMAAPTATLPPQLAGKFKGSFAYNTIKDRLPLILTKVIDTLHRHRNEFFEEHGEKGIESEKKAIAYLSRLRNELQTDKPLIALTDNLPDSTLWNQCLEYHQSLSDEPPSWFQSPWLYTECYMYRRIHEALAQNPLISDFDVFKEEKVHNFFESQQAIILMSTYLQDILKNVEKLDENLLKKEFFKLLQVSLWGNKCDLSLSAGADSSQKSDPLQSVEELKPFILVDHMEKLWSLLINKKNMNKQTTRLDIVLDNAGFELTTDLILADFLLSSKLATEIHFHGKSIPWYVSDTTRRDLNWTIKQMQAANHKGMSRCGVCWEGYLKNGVWIYHDHLFWTSPHEYCRMAQVAPDLYSELQKSNLIIFKGDLNYRKLIADRKWEFTVPFHQALNNFHPAPLCSLRTLKCDIQVGLKPGQGEQLTDTEPEWMIIGKYGIIQFDAAS from the exons ATCCTTCGCATACAATACAATTAAAGATAGGCTGCCTCTAATCCTGACTAAAGTTATTGATACTCTGCATCGACACAGAAATGAATTCTTTGAAGAACATGGAGAA AAAGGTATTGAATCTGAGAAGAAAGCTATAGCCTATCTCTCCAGGTTACGGAATGAGCTGCAGACAGACAAACCACTGATTGCCTTGACTGATAACCTCCCTGACAGCACTCTCTGGAACCAGTGCTTAGAATATCATCAAAGTTTATCAGATGAACCACCAAGCTGGTTTCAGTCTCCTTGGCTATATACAGAGTGTTATATGTATCGTAGAATTCATGAGGCACTCGCTCAAAA TCCACTCATCAGTGACTTTGATGTGTTTAAAGAAGAAAAGGTACACAATTTCTTTGAATCTCAACAAGCTATAATTCTAATGAGTACTTATCTGCAAGATATATTGAAAAACGTGGAGAAGCTAGATGAAAATTTATTGaaaaaggaattttttaaatTGCTTCAG gttTCACTGTGGGGCAATAAGTGTGACCTTTCACTGTCAGCCGGTGCAGATAGTTCTCAGAAGTCTGACCCATTACAGTCTGTGGAAGAGTTAAAACCTTTTATCTTGGTGGATCACATGGAAAAGCTTTGGTCACTGCTTATAAACAAAAAGAACATGAATAAGCAGACTACTAGACTTGACATAGTCCTGGATAATGCTGGTTTTGAACTTACTACTGACCTTATACTGGCTGACTTCTTGTTATCCTCCAAATTagctactgaaattcatttccaTGGGAAAAGCATCCCATGGTATGTGTCAGATACTACAAGGCGTGACCTGAATTGGACAATTAAGCAAATGCAGGCAGCTAATCACAAAGGGATGTCTAGGTGTGGTGTCTGCTGGGAGGGCTATTTGAAAAATGGCGTTTGGATTTATCATGATCACTTGTTCTGGACCTCGCCGCATGAATATTGTAGGATGGCTCAAGTGGCTCCTGATTTGTACAGTGAATTGCAGAAGtcaaatttaattatttttaaaggtgaTTTGAACTACAGAAAGTTGATAGCTGATCGGAAGTGGGAATTCACAGTGCCGTTCCATCAAGCCTTGAACAATTTTCACCCTGCCCCTCTCTGTAGCTTAAGAACGCTAAAATGTGATATCCAGGTTGGGCTGAAACCTGGGCAAGGTGAACAGCTTACTGATACTGAACCTGAATGGATGATCATTGGGAAATATGGAATAATTCAGTTTGATGCTGCTTCATGA